A stretch of Komagataella phaffii GS115 chromosome 2, complete sequence DNA encodes these proteins:
- a CDS encoding Member of the PUF protein family yields MSSNSPTGGGGCPPITPPKDSDRRTQNSIHSFSSFGVQRPSFETPTISSDHRFSGSNSAGVNYAPRESMENSSMLRNEPNDLDLDLALGGLSLDFDILPNKNQSNFLANSNNRHSSLTPNSSNWSIDNPSMASATPRLSILQHGLHLDGLNQIKPFELPGKELSGTEPRVSGSGSFGPALVQSSPSTVNSPVNDPSTQSLVDKENLTSATPNGYENQLPLGFSNMGSGYPHPMSHGMEMNLDMNMNVGFNNGMPMMVHSQGIWPPHSETGLEDEFANHRLQTFPHKSRNGQGNRNPGAHHPSQQHLGGSGGHGQSALNNSSIGRLNNGMNTHRKNMRKRGEDPSKFADAKLEDFQGEIYSLCKDQHGCRFLQKQLDIGGKNAATMIFNETYLSVIELMSDPFGNYLIQKLLDKVSVDQRITLVKNASSKFVRIALDPHGTRALQKLVECIDTEEESEIIIDALSSHVVSLSRDLNGNHVVQKCLQKLSSKDCQFIFDATCDHCVEIATHRHGCCVLQRCLDHGSKEQCYALSLEVSRNCIPLSFDPFGNYVVQYVLSQNEMIKNINDSKPVANIVAAIKDSIITLSLHKFGSNVIEKCLKIPRVSKLVIDQLLETHATKISELLNDPYGNYVLQTALDVSTPEEFERLSELLKPLLPTVRNTPHGKRIMARIQVNGVPPSNNQFPVMAQQFHHGPRQPMLPQQQQQSHLAQRGNAVYPKP; encoded by the coding sequence ATGTCATCCAATAGCCCTACAGGTGGCGGCGGATGCCCTCCAATCACTCCCCCAAAAGATTCGGATAGGAGGACCCAAAATTCtattcattctttttcttcatttggTGTTCAACGGCCTTCCTTTGAGACCCCCACCATTTCATCGGATCATCGGTTCTCTGGTTCCAATTCTGCTGGTGTTAATTATGCCCCTCGTGAGTCCATGGAAAATTCATCCATGTTGAGAAATGAACCTAATGATCTAGACTTGGATCTAGCTCTAGGTGGGTTGAGTCTggattttgatattttgcCCAACAAGAACCAGTCCAACTTTTTGGCCAATTCTAATAACCGCCATTCGTCGTTGACCCCAAACTCTTCTAATTGGTCCATTGATAATCCTTCCATGGCTTCGGCAACTCCAAGGCTAAGTATTCTCCAACATGGACTTCATCTTGATGGATTAAATCAAATCAAGCCCTTCGAACTACCTGGTAAGGAACTTTCTGGAACTGAACCTAGGGTCTCTGGCTCCGGCTCTTTCGGCCCTGCTTTGGTCCAAAGCTCTCCCTCCACTGTTAATTCCCCAGTTAATGATCCTTCTACCCAATCATTGGTCGATAAAGAAAACTTGACTTCTGCTACTCCCAATGGATACGAAAATCAGCTTCCCCTAGGCTTCAGCAACATGGGTAGCGGCTACCCTCATCCAATGTCCCATGGTATGGAGATGAACTTGGACATGAACATGAATGTCGGATTTAATAACGGCATGCCTATGATGGTGCACTCGCAAGGTATTTGGCCTCCCCACTCTGAAACTGgtcttgaagatgaatttGCAAACCACAGGCTGCAAACTTTTCCCCACAAGTCCAGAAATGGACAAGGTAATCGCAATCCTGGAGCTCATCATCCATCTCAGCAACATTTAGGTGGAAGTGGTGGGCATGGTCAGTCTGCTTTGAACAATTCTAGCATTGGAAGGTTGAACAATGGAATGAATACTCACCGCAAGAACATGAGGAAAAGAGGTGAGGATCCTTCCAAATTTGCTGATGCCAAACTTGAGGACTTTCAAGGTGAGATTTACTCTCTTTGCAAAGACCAGCATGGGTGTAGATTTTTGCAGAAGCAGTTGGACATTGGTGGCAAGAATGCCGCCACTATGATTTTTAACGAAACCTATCTTTCCGTAATCGAGTTGATGTCTGATCCGTTTGGAAATTATCTGATTCAGAAGCTTTTGGATAAGGTTAGCGTTGATCAGAGAATTACTCTCGTTAAAaatgcttcttcaaagtttgttAGAATTGCGTTGGATCCACATGGAACTCGTGCCCTCCAGAAGTTGGTTGAATGCATTGATACCGAAGAGGAGTCGGAGATAATCATTGATGCTCTCTCATCTCATGTGGTTTCTTTGAGCAGAGATTTGAACGGTAACCACGTCGTTCAAAAATGTCTTCAAAAGCTAAGTAGCAAGGATTGTCAGTTCATTTTTGATGCTACTTGTGACCATTGTGTCGAGATTGCAACCCATAGGCATGGATGTTGTGTTTTACAAAGATGTTTGGACCATGGGTCAAAAGAACAATGCTATGCGTTGAGTTTGGAAGTCAGTAGAAACTGTattcctctttcttttgatccTTTTGGTAACTATGTTGTCCAGTATGTTTTGTCTCAAAATGAGATGATCAAGAACATAAATGACAGTAAACCTGTGGCCAATATCGTTGCTGCTATCAAAGATAGCATTATTACATTATCTCTCCATAAATTTGGATCGAACGTCATCGAAAAGTGCTTGAAGATTCCCCGCGTAAGCAAGCTAGTCATTGACCAGTTACTGGAGACTCATGCTACCAAAATATCAGAGTTGTTAAATGATCCTTATGGAAATTATGTGCTTCAGACAGCTTTGGACGTTTCTACACCTGAAGAATTTGAGAGATTATCGGAACTGTTGAAGCCTTTATTACCCACTGTACGCAATACTCCTCATGGTAAACGTATAATGGCAAGGATACAAGTAAACGGAGTACCTCCAAGTAACAACCAGTTTCCTGTGATGGCTCAACAGTTTCACCACGGCCCTAGGCAACCAATGCTGCcacaacagcaacaacaatCACATCTAGCTCAGAGGGGTAACGCTGTTTACCCGAAACCATGA
- a CDS encoding ADP-ribosylation factor, GTPase of the Ras superfamily yields MGNFFSKIFNDLLGAKEVRILMVGLDNAGKSTILYKLKLGEVVATIPTLGFNVETVEYKNISFTVWDIGGQDRIRPLWRHYFLNTQAVIFVIDSNDRNRISEAREELQRMLNEDELRDALLLVFANKQDLPHSLNAAEVTEKLGLHSVKNRPWYMQAACATTGDGLYEGLDWLVNQLKHSS; encoded by the coding sequence ATGGGTAACTTTTTCTCAAAGATATTTAACGACCTTCTTGGCGCCAAAGAAGTCCGTATTCTCATGGTCGGTTTGGACAACGCCGGTAAGAGTACCATTCTCTACAAGCTGAAGCTGGGAGAGGTGGTTGCTACCATTCCAACCTTGGGATTCAACGTGGAGACTGTGGAATACAAGAACATCTCGTTCACCGTTTGGGATATTGGTGGACAAGACAGAATCAGACCGTTGTGGAGACACTACTTCCTCAACACTCAAGCCGTCATATTTGTCATCGATTCCAACGATAGAAACCGTATCAGCGAGGCAAGAGAAGAATTGCAGAGAATGTTGAACGAGGACGAGCTGAGAGATGCTTTGTTACTGGTCTTTGCTAACAAACAAGACTTGCCTCACTCTTTGAATGCTGCTGAAGTCACCGAGAAACTTGGCCTTCACTCAGTGAAGAACCGTCCATGGTACATGCAAGCCGCTTGTGCCACCACCGGTGATGGTTTGTACGAAGGTTTGGACTGGTTAGTCAACCAGCTGAAGCATTCCTCATAA
- a CDS encoding mitochondrial 37S ribosomal protein MRPS5 translates to MNAVRGFSRVRNFSQLRPLLNAESHVKFLSNYYSKDILESIKLAESVVEPEHYKGKKLPNIEFAPHYLDDYSSYDPFWDYSTTKQTDFEQAQQPIPRDIPEGYSLPTGSNSNPTQLLAKGLAKLTGLDPEYITKLTVRPLVLKTVTNQTAKGKIRSFYSLVVVGDKNGMVGIGEGKDSAEMSKSIRKAHWNAVKNLTHIPRFEDRTIYNDVEHKYGATLVKLRAAPSGSGLRVNHNIFEICECAGIKDLAGKVYRSRNSMNVAKCAIEALQRQVTLEELAAQRGKKIVDLRKIYYSS, encoded by the coding sequence ATGAATGCTGTAAGGGGCTTTTCAAGAGTCCGCAATTTCTCCCAGTTGAGACCACTTCTCAACGCAGAGTCCCATGTTAAATTTCTATCAAACTATTATTCCAAAgatattcttgaaagtaTCAAACTAGCTGAATCTGTGGTTGAACCAGAGCATTATAAGGGCAAGAAGCTTCCCAACATTGAATTTGCTCCTCACTATTTAGACGATTACTCGTCATATGATCCGTTCTGGGATTACAGTACCACTAAACAAACTGATTTTGAACAAGCACAACAACCAATTCCTAGAGATATCCCAGAAGGTTATTCACTGCCTACAGGTTCTAACAGTAACCCTACACAGCTTTTGGCAAAGGGATTGGCTAAACTGACTGGTTTGGACCCTGAATACATCACCAAATTGACTGTAAGACCTCTTGTACTGAAAACAGTCACCAATCAAACAGCAAAGGGTAAGATTAGATCTTTCTACTCTTTAGTCGTTGTCGGTGATAAGAATGGTATGGTAGGAATAGGtgaaggaaaagattcTGCAGAAATGTCTAAATCCATTAGAAAGGCACATTGGAACGCCGTCAAGAACTTAACACATATCCCTCGTTTTGAAGACAGAACCATCTACAACGATGTGGAACACAAGTACGGTGCAACCTTGGTGAAGCTAAGAGCCGCCCCATCAGGTTCAGGGCTAAGGGTTAACCACaacatctttgaaatttgtgAGTGTGCTGGTATTAAAGATTTGGCTGGAAAAGTATACAGATCAAGAAATAGCATGAACGTTGCCAAATGTGCCATTGAAGCCCTACAAAGGCAAgtaactttggaagagcTTGCTGCTCAGAGAGGTAAAAAGATTGTCGATTTGAGAAAGATATATTACTCCAGTTAA
- a CDS encoding Cytosolic J-domain-containing protein, which yields MVVDSTYYDVLGISVTSTELEIKKAYRKKAIQHHPDKNPGNPKAAEQFKEIGEAYQVLSDKSLRERYDRYGKEDAIPKEGFDDPSEFFAGIFGGSAFSDYIGELSLLQDLTKAQEMEEHKEEGVTLTINDADFLGLSDEDKRIELKKREKELEKKKKEEMEKLEEEARVKREAMQKQLAEKLVQKLSLWTETDKAEDITKSFKHKLQYEVELLTVESFGLEILHTIGNIYLSKAKTLLKKQKFLGISGFWSSMKEKGEVVMDTFRTVSTAMEAQAHMELVTKMQEKKEQARRDEEAADRKKERKVERERRKAEALSRGEEWQDEESEEESETTKPNYGDNANNENATGTSVDDEAQDGDSSKEKKETSKKGKFDDIPVPTDEELAEMEQLLIGKILAAAWKGSQFEISSTIRSVCDLVLYDENITLEKRLQRAQAMIIMGEIFSNAKRSEGETEEARIFERLVAEATQKKHKSK from the coding sequence ATGGTTGTAGACAGTACTTATTACGATGTCCTGGGCATCTCTGTTACCTCAACTGAGTTAGAGATTAAGAAAGCTTACAGGAAGAAAGCTATCCAACACCATCCTGACAAGAATCCAGGAAATCCTAAGGCTGCCGAACAGTTTAAAGAGATTGGAGAAGCATACCAAGTGCTAAGTGACAAGAGCCTGAGAGAGCGATACGACAGGTATGGAAAGGAGGATGCGATTCCCAAAGAAGGTTTTGATGATCCAAGTGAATTTTTTGCTGGTATATTTGGAGGCTCTGCATTCTCTGATTATATTGGAGAACTCTCTCTGTTACAGGATCTAACCAAGGCCcaagaaatggaagaacATAAGGAAGAAGGAGTCACCTTGACCATAAATGATGCTGATTTTCTTGGTTTGTCTGACGAGGATAAGAGGATTGAGCTtaagaaaagagagaaagaactggagaagaagaagaaagaggaaatgGAGAAACTGGAGGAAGAAGCCAGGGTGAAGAGAGAAGCAATGCAAAAGCAACTGGCTGAGAAGCTGGTACAAAAGCTATCTTTATGGACAGAGACAGACAAAGCTGAGGATATTACCAAATCTTTCAAGCATAAGTTACAATACGAGGTTGAACTATTAACTGTAGAATCTTTTGGATTGGAGATTTTGCATACAATAGGAAACATATACCTTAGCAAGGCCAAGACTCTactgaagaaacagaagtTTCTAGGTATTTCAGGTTTTTGGTCATCcatgaaagaaaaaggtGAGGTTGTGATGGACACGTTTAGAACTGTTTCTACCGCTATGGAAGCTCAAGCTCATATGGAACTGGTCACAAAGAtgcaagaaaagaaagagcaaGCACGGagagatgaagaagctgctgatagaaagaaggagagaaaGGTGGAAAGAGAGAGGCGGAAAGCTGAGGCTTTATCTCGAGGTGAAGAATGGcaagatgaagaaagtgaaGAGGAATCCGAAACTACTAAGCCTAACTATGGTGATAATGCTAATAATGAGAATGCCACCGGTACCTCTGTAGACGATGAAGCTCAAGACGGGGATAGTTcgaaagaaaagaaagagacTTCTAAGAAGGGTAAATTTGATGACATACCCGTACCTACCGACGAAGAATTGGCAGAAATGGAACAGCTGCTAATAGGGAAGATCTTAGCAGCTGCTTGGAAAGGTTCGcagtttgaaatttccaGTACAATAAGAAGTGTCTGTGATTTAGTACTTTATGACGAAAACATCACATTGGAGAAACGTCTGCAGAGAGCTCAGGCCATGATTATTATGGGCGAAATCTTCAGCAATGCCAAACGATCTGAAggagaaactgaagaagcAAGAATTTTTGAGCGATTGGTAGCTGAAGCCACCCAGAAGAAACATAAATCTAAATGA
- a CDS encoding Repressible alkaline phosphatase, a glycoprotein localized to the vacuole, which yields MDSEPLLPNPNDSRKPANWRRIIKYISLTLAWIGIFSYVYIYHGTASKLTPTKKNVIFMVTDGMGPASVTVARDFKQFKYDLSWDEQLFIDTYLVGSSRTRSFDSWVTDSAAGATAFSCRSKTGNNMVAVDYDSKPLGTVLEAAKLQGFKTGISVTTYVSDATPAAFASHSVTRWNADLITKHLLGDYPLGRSLDLMVGGGRCFFYGRKDGGCRYDGENLLKTAKHSGWNLLENKTAFDALGENNAPVDLPLMVLLAEGNFPFEIDRNASEHPSIGEQTHKVLDILDKATKKDDQGFFVLIEGSRIDHAGHYNDAAAQVQEVLAFDEAFQAAVEFADDSSVETLIISVSDHETGGLSAAKQVTPNYPDYAWFPEVLLNVTHSSEYLAAKLSNYKETDLLSFIEEDILQDGMGIYDATPEEIQAIKKARHKSLDVLSKIISKRAQVGFSTHGHSAVDVNIYAHGNTPALQKRIDKYLRGNHDNTDIGKFMESWLRVDLDEVTAQLEGLSVGEGSHYSSFGVEQHPL from the coding sequence atGGACTCTGAGCCTCTACTGCCAAATCCCAATGATAGCAGAAAGCCAGCCAATTGGAGGAGAATTATAAAGTATATCTCATTAACATTAGCTTGGATTGGTATCTTTTCTTACGTTTACATCTACCATGGCACGGCGTCAAAATTAACCCCCACAAAAAAGAATGTAATCTTTATGGTCACTGATGGAATGGGTCCAGCATCTGTTACTGTAGCCCGTGACTTTAAACAGTTCAAGTATGATCTTTCATGGGACGAACAACTATTCATTGACACGTATCTCGTGGGCTCTTCCAGAACGCGCTCCTTTGATTCCTGGGTTACAGACAGTGCCGCCGGCGCAACAGCCTTTAGCTGCAGAAGTAAGACTGGAAATAACATGGTAGCCGTGGACTACGATTCGAAGCCTCTGGGAACAGTGCTGGAAGCCGCTAAACTACAAGGGTTCAAGACTGGTATTAGCGTTACTACTTACGTTTCGGACGCTACACCAGCTGCATTTGCCTCGCATTCGGTTACTCGTTGGAATGCTGACTTGATTACAAAGCACCTATTGGGAGACTATCCCTTGGGGAGGTCATTGGATCTTATGGTTGGTGGTGGCCGTTGTTTCTTTTATGGTAGGAAAGATGGGGGCTGCAGATACGATGGTGAGAACCTATTGAAAACTGCTAAACACAGCGGTTGGAACCTACTCGAGAACAAAACCGCATTTGATGCCCTGGGAGAGAACAATGCACCCGTAGATCTACCACTGATGGTATTGTTGGCCGAAGGAAACTTTCCGTTTGAGATCGACCGTAATGCATCTGAACATCCGTCAATCGGAGAACAAACACATAAAGTCCTGGATATTCTCGACAAAGCCACTAAAAAGGATGATCAAGgtttttttgttttgattGAAGGATCTAGAATTGACCACGCGGGTCATTACAATGATGCCGCTGCGCAAGTGCAAGAAGTATTAGCATTCGATGAAGCATTCCAAGCAGCCGTAGAATTTGCTGACGATTCATCGGTGGAGACATTGATTATCTCCGTGTCGGATCATGAGACAGGGGGTCTATCCGCAGCCAAACAAGTCACCCCGAATTATCCTGATTATGCGTGGTTTCCGGAAGTACTGCTAAATGTGACACATTCTAGTGAGTACCTTGCCGCAAAATTGAGCAATTacaaagaaactgatctTCTCTCATTTATCGAAGAGGACATCCTCCAAGATGGAATGGGAATCTATGACGCCACTCCTGAAGAGATCCAAGCTATTAAAAAGGCTCGCCATAAATCTCTGGATGTTCTGTCAAAAATAATTTCGAAAAGGGCACAAGTGGGGTTTTCGACCCATGGCCATTCAGCCGTAGACGTGAACATCTATGCACATGGAAACACCCCCGCCTTACAAAAAAGAATCGACAAATACCTGCGCGGAAACCATGATAATACTGATATTGGAAAATTTATGGAAAGCTGGTTGCGTGTAGACCTCGATGAGGTGACAGCACAACTAGAGGGTCTATCTGTTGGGGAGGGCAGTCATTATAGCTCGTTCGGGGTAGAGCAGCACCCTCTTTAG
- a CDS encoding Constituent of the mitochondrial inner membrane presequence translocase (TIM23 complex), which translates to MFSLRRNISNLIKVSGRQTALIRPAKFALLKPLPVAFRNYATEKKDEKFQSILNDDLLAQAGVDLDAENSKSQEKKPSSDSEIHYSKPKGRKNISSIDQRREQRAKYAYFATYLALLGGVVYMARDWDETEPQYKAEENGYTPLLMWNRFYARFNELSNFFTEPAFDDLLPPPPPEPYRRPLTLVLTLDDLLIHSDWNPKTGWKTAKRPGLDYFLCYLSQYYEIVCFSSTSNSNLIIEKIDPYRAYFSYDLPREAGRIKDGKLIKDLSLLNRDLGKTVIIDVDPDCYSLQPENAIPMEKWDGKRDDKLVRLIPFLEYLATQPIKDVRPVLSSYGDKKDIPEEFARREAVLRKKWDEDWEQKNKHLNANNLAAKLLGAPSVNAKPKMPLDIIREAGQQQYLQTVKFIKEHGEKALEENNKLMAQQKFTLEKIVTEGLPKPEDIARQQQELQQQQQQQQ; encoded by the coding sequence ATGTTCTCTCTTAgaagaaatatttcaaatctaATAAAGGTCTCTGGAAGACAAACAGCTTTGATTAGACCAGCAAAGTTTGCTCTTTTGAAGCCTTTGCCAGTAGCATTCAGAAATTATGCgactgaaaaaaaagacgaaaagtttcagtCCATTTTGAACGATGATTTGTTAGCTCAAGCAGGGGTGGACTTGGATGCTGAAAACTCCAAGtctcaagaaaaaaagcCAAGCTCTGACTCGGAAATTCATTACTCTAAACCTAAGGGCAGAAAGAACATTTCATCTATTGACCAAAGGAGAGAACAAAGAGCAAAGTACGCCTATTTTGCAACTTATCTAGCTTTGTTGGGAGGAGTCGTCTACATGGCTAGAGACTGGGATGAAACCGAGCCTCAGTACAAGGCTGAGGAGAATGGATACACTCCCCTATTAATGTGGAACCGTTTTTACGCTCGTTTCAACGAATTGTCGAACTTTTTCACCGAGCCTGCCTTTGACGATCTTCTTCCCCCACCTCCTCCTGAGCCTTACAGAAGACCTCTAACTTTAGTATTGACTTTGGACGATTTGTTGATTCATTCAGACTGGAACCCAAAGACTGGTTGGAAAACGGCCAAGAGACCAGGTTTGGACTACTTTTTGTGCTACTTGTCCCAATACTACGAAATTGTTTGTTTTAGTTCAACTTCTAACAGCAATCTGATTATTGAGAAAATCGACCCTTACAGAGCATACTTCTCCTATGATCTTCCCAGAGAGGCTGGTCGTATAAAGGATggaaaattgatcaaagatcTCTCTTTGTTAAACAGAGACTTGGGAAAGACTGTCATTATTGATGTCGATCCAGACTGCTATTCTCTGCAACCCGAGAACGCCATCCCTATGGAAAAATGGGATGGTAAGCGTGATGACAAGTTGGTTCGCCTTATCCCATTCTTGGAGTATCTGGCTACTCAACCAATTAAAGATGTCAGACCAGTTCTGAGCTCATATGGTGAcaagaaagatattccCGAAGAGTTTGCCCGTAGAGAAGCCGTTTTGAGGAAAAAATGGGACGAAGATTGGGAGCAAAAGAACAAACATTTAAATGCTAACAACCTAGCTGCTAAACTATTGGGCGCTCCCTCTGTAAACGCCAAACCAAAAATGCCTTTAGATATTATCAGAGAGGCTGGGCAACaacaatatcttcaaactgtGAAATTCATCAAGGAACACGGTGAAAAGGCTTTAGAAGAGAACAACAAGTTGATGGCTCAACAGAAGTTTACCTTGGAGAAAATTGTTACTGAGGGTTTACCTAAGCCGGAAGACATTGCTAGGCAACAACAGGAattacaacaacaacaacaacaacaacagtaA
- a CDS encoding Mitochondrial cell death effector that translocates to the nucleus in response to apoptotic stimul, with protein sequence MAHIVVIGGGPYGGTVANRLQKTGAKITLISRSEKALLLPAMIRLPFHKDPSRVSVELKDILNPNIELMIDQVVNVDESQVDLGAHDPVSFDRLVIATGAVWDDPIAPHKYQQNGIQEYAKEVAGLGEKANNIVLVGGGALGVELAGEYAYHFPKKSITLIHSEKKLLDASAIDKVRDSVESQLRGLKVKLILGKKAEIRGQSVFVDGEEVPCDYLIKTTGPKANPPVSSIKGLVNEKNEIIISSKFQAECNPKIYAIGDVTNYPKRGLVSRENWLSIITHNLNEDIKGTSNYRTVDWPKQGVKSKSTFAVSVGPEGGAGQYILPFGCAFSLPRFAVVKAKSSTLFYSKLNSMFI encoded by the coding sequence ATGGCACACATTGTAGTTATAGGCGGAGGCCCGTATGGAGGCACTGTGGCCAACAGGTTACAGAAAACTGGTGCAAAAATTACTCTCATTTCCAGATCTGAAAAGGCTTTATTGTTACCAGCCATGATAAGGCTGCCATTTCACAAAGACCCATCAAGGGTTTCAGTTGAACTAAAGGATATTCTGAACCCAAACATTGAATTGATGATTGACCAAGTCGTTAATGTTGATGAAAGCCAAGTCGACCTGGGAGCTCATGATCCAGTTTCATTTGATCGTCTGGTAATTGCAACTGGTGCCGTTTGGGATGACCCAATCGCTCCTCACAAGTACCAACAGAATGGGATCCAGGAATATGCCAAAGAGGTCGCTGGCCTTGGGGAAAAAGCTAACAATATTGTACTCGTAGGTGGTGGTGCTTTGGGCGTGGAACTTGCCGGAGAGTATGCTTATCactttccaaaaaagtCTATAACTCTGATCCATTCCGAGAAAAAACTACTTGATGCATCTGCCATTGATAAAGTTCGTGATAGCGTTGAGTCGCAACTTCGTGGCCTCAAAGTGAAGTTGATTTTGGGAAAGAAAGCCGAAATACGGGGGCAATCTGTCTTTGTAGATGGCGAAGAAGTTCCATGCGATTACTTGATCAAGACAACAGGCCCTAAGGCAAATCCTCCAGTATCTTCTATTAAAGGTTTGGTtaatgaaaagaatgaaatcatcatcagcTCAAAGTTTCAGGCTGAATGCAACCCTAAGATTTATGCAATTGGCGATGTCACAAACTATCCTAAAAGAGGACTAGTTTCACGTGAAAATTGGCTATCGATCATAACTCACAATTTGAACGAAGATATAAAAGGCACATCGAACTACCGCACTGTTGATTGGCCCAAGCAGGGAGTCAAGTCCAAGTCGACATTTGCTGTTAGTGTTGGACCAGAAGGTGGAGCCGGACAGTATATTCTTCCGTTTGGATGTGCTTTCAGTCTTCCACGATTTGCGGTCGTAAAAGCAAAGTCCTCAACACTCTTTTACTCTAAATTGAATTCAATGTTTAtttga